The following proteins are encoded in a genomic region of Streptomyces sp. NBC_01723:
- a CDS encoding integration host factor: MALPPLTPEQRAAALEKAAAARRERAEVKNRLKHSGASLHEVIKQGQENDVIGKMKVSALLESLPGVGKVRAKQIMERLGISESRRVRGLGSNQIASLEREFGSTGS; encoded by the coding sequence GTGGCTCTTCCGCCCCTTACCCCTGAACAGCGCGCAGCCGCGCTCGAAAAGGCCGCCGCGGCTCGCCGGGAGCGGGCCGAGGTCAAGAATCGACTCAAGCACTCCGGCGCCTCCCTCCACGAGGTCATCAAGCAGGGTCAGGAGAACGACGTCATCGGCAAGATGAAGGTCTCCGCCCTCCTCGAGTCCCTGCCGGGCGTGGGCAAGGTCCGCGCCAAGCAGATCATGGAGCGTCTGGGCATCTCCGAGAGCCGCCGCGTGCGCGGTCTCGGGTCCAACCAGATCGCCTCCCTGGAGCGTGAGTTCGGCAGCACCGGCAGCTGA
- the pyrF gene encoding orotidine-5'-phosphate decarboxylase translates to MTVLEPFGARLRRAMDERGPLCVGIDPHASLLAEWGLGDDVAGLERFSRTVVEATADRVAVLKPQSAFFERFGSRGVAVLEKSVEEARAAGALVVMDAKRGDIGSTMAAYAESFLRKDAPLFSDALTVSPYLGYGSLRPAVDLARESGAGLFVLALTSNPEGGEVQHAVRPDGRSVGATMLAHLAAENAGEEPLGSFGAVVGATLGDLSSYDLDVNGPLLAPGIGAQGATPADLPRVFGAAVRNVVPNVSRGVLRHGPDATALRTAVDRFADEVRAALAAA, encoded by the coding sequence ATGACGGTACTCGAGCCCTTCGGCGCCCGGCTGCGCCGCGCGATGGACGAGCGCGGCCCGCTGTGCGTCGGCATCGACCCGCACGCCTCCCTGCTCGCCGAGTGGGGGCTGGGCGACGACGTGGCCGGTCTGGAGCGCTTCAGCCGCACCGTGGTCGAGGCGACGGCGGACCGGGTGGCCGTGCTCAAGCCGCAGAGCGCCTTCTTCGAGCGCTTCGGTTCGCGCGGCGTCGCCGTCCTGGAGAAGTCCGTCGAGGAGGCGCGCGCGGCCGGGGCACTGGTGGTCATGGACGCCAAGCGCGGCGACATCGGCTCGACCATGGCCGCCTACGCGGAGTCCTTCCTGCGCAAGGACGCGCCGCTGTTCTCGGACGCGCTGACGGTCTCGCCCTACCTCGGCTACGGCTCCCTGAGGCCGGCCGTCGACCTGGCGCGCGAGAGCGGTGCCGGTCTGTTCGTGCTGGCGCTGACCTCGAACCCGGAGGGCGGTGAGGTCCAGCACGCGGTCCGGCCCGACGGGCGGAGCGTGGGGGCGACGATGCTGGCGCACCTCGCCGCCGAGAACGCGGGGGAGGAGCCCCTCGGCTCCTTCGGCGCGGTGGTCGGCGCCACCCTCGGCGACCTGTCGTCGTACGACCTGGACGTCAACGGACCGCTCCTCGCACCCGGCATCGGCGCCCAGGGAGCGACCCCGGCGGACCTGCCGCGCGTGTTCGGTGCGGCGGTGCGCAACGTGGTGCCGAATGTCAGCAGGGGTGTGCTTCGTCACGGTCCGGACGCAACCGCACTGCGTACGGCCGTGGACCGCTTCGCCGACGAGGTCAGAGCCGCTCTGGCGGCGGCCTAG
- a CDS encoding quinone-dependent dihydroorotate dehydrogenase — protein MYTIFFKLFFSRMDPEQAHHLAFRWIRLAARVPVLRTFVAAALAPRHKELRTEALGLRMHGPFGLAAGFDKNAVAVDGMAMLGFDHVEIGTVTGEPQPGNPKKRLFRLVGDRALINRMGFNNDGSLAVAARLASRTPVFPTVVGVNIGKTKAVPEEEAVGDYVKSAERLAPHADYLVVNVSSPNTPGLRNLQATEALRPLLTAVREAADRAVTARRVPLLVKIAPDLADEDVDAVADLAVELGLDGIIATNTTIAREGLGLTSSPVLVRETGGLSGAPLKARSLEVLRRLYARVGDRITLVGVGGVENAEDAWQRILAGATLVQGYSAFIYEGPLWGRAIHKGLAARLRQSPYATLADAVGADVRKPR, from the coding sequence ATGTACACGATCTTCTTCAAGCTCTTCTTCTCCCGCATGGACCCGGAGCAGGCCCACCACCTGGCCTTCCGCTGGATCCGGCTGGCCGCCCGCGTCCCCGTGCTGCGCACCTTCGTCGCCGCCGCCCTCGCGCCCCGCCACAAGGAACTGCGTACCGAGGCCCTGGGCCTGCGCATGCACGGACCCTTCGGGCTCGCCGCCGGGTTCGACAAGAACGCCGTCGCCGTCGACGGCATGGCGATGCTCGGCTTCGACCACGTCGAGATCGGCACCGTGACCGGGGAGCCGCAGCCCGGCAACCCCAAGAAGCGGCTGTTCCGGCTGGTGGGCGACCGGGCGCTGATCAACCGGATGGGCTTCAACAACGACGGCTCGCTGGCCGTGGCCGCCCGCCTGGCCTCCCGCACGCCCGTCTTCCCGACGGTCGTCGGCGTCAACATCGGCAAGACCAAGGCCGTCCCGGAGGAGGAGGCCGTCGGCGACTACGTGAAGTCCGCCGAACGGCTCGCCCCGCACGCCGACTACCTGGTCGTCAACGTCTCCTCCCCGAACACGCCCGGGCTGCGCAACCTCCAGGCCACCGAAGCGCTGCGGCCGCTCCTGACGGCGGTCCGCGAGGCCGCCGACCGCGCGGTCACCGCACGGCGCGTCCCGCTCCTGGTGAAGATCGCGCCGGACCTCGCCGACGAGGACGTGGACGCGGTCGCCGACCTGGCCGTGGAGCTGGGCCTGGACGGCATCATCGCCACCAACACCACCATCGCGCGCGAGGGTCTGGGCCTGACCTCCTCACCCGTCCTCGTGCGCGAGACCGGCGGCCTGTCCGGCGCGCCCCTCAAGGCGCGCTCCCTGGAGGTCCTGCGCCGCCTGTACGCGCGCGTGGGCGACCGGATCACCCTGGTGGGCGTCGGCGGCGTGGAGAACGCCGAGGACGCCTGGCAGCGCATCCTGGCCGGGGCCACGCTGGTCCAGGGCTACAGCGCGTTCATCTACGAGGGCCCGCTCTGGGGCCGTGCCATCCACAAGGGGCTCGCCGCGCGGCTGCGGCAGAGCCCCTACGCCACCCTCGCCGACGCGGTCGGCGCCGACGTGAGGAAGCCCCGATGA
- the carB gene encoding carbamoyl-phosphate synthase large subunit, translating into MPKRTDIQSVLVIGSGPIVIGQAAEFDYSGTQACRVLKAEGLRVILVNSNPATIMTDPEIADATYVEPITPEFVEKIIAKERPDALLPTLGGQTALNTAISMHGQGVLEKYGVELIGANVEAINKGEDRDLFKDVVEEVRKKIGHGESARSYICHSMDDVLKGVDALGGYPVVVRPSFTMGGAGSGFAHDEEELRRIAGQGLTLSPTTEVLLEESILGWKEYELELMRDKHDNVVVVCSIENFDPMGVHTGDSITVAPAMTLTDREYQVLRDVGIAIIREVGVDTGGCNIQFAVNPEDGRVIVIEMNPRVSRSSALASKATGFPIAKIAAKLAVGYTLDEIPNDITRETPASFEPTLDYVVVKAPRFAFEKFPQADSTLTTTMKSVGEAMAIGRNFTEAFQKALRSLEKKGSQFTFVGETGDKAELLREAVRPTDGRINLVMQAIRAGATPEEVFEYTKIDPWFVDQLFLIKETADELTAAPELTADLLAEAKRHGFSDQQVGEIRGLREDVVREVRHALGIRPVYKTVDTCAAEFAAQTPYFYSSYDEETEVAPREKPAVIILGSGPNRIGQGIEFDYSCVHASFALSDAGYETVMVNCNPETVSTDYDTSDRLYFEPLTLEDVLEIVHAEQQAGPVAGVVVQLGGQTPLGLSQALKDNGVPVVGTSPEAIHAAEDRGAFGRVLAEAGLPAPKHGTATTFAEAKGIADEIGYPVLVRPSYVLGGRGMEIVYDETRLEAYIAESTEISPSRPVLVDRFLDDAIEIDVDALYDGEELYLGGVMEHIEEAGIHSGDSACALPPITLGGFDIKRLRASTEGIAKGVGVRGLINIQFALAGDILYVLEANPRASRTVPFTSKATAVPLAKAAARISLGSTIAELRAEGLLPATGDGGELPLDAPISVKEAVMPWSRFRDIHGRGVDTVLGPEMRSTGEVMGIDSVFGTAYAKSQAGAYGPLPTKGRAFISVANRDKRSMIFPARELVAHGFELMATSGTAEVLKRNGINATVVRKQSEGPGPNGEKTIVQLIHDGGVDLIVNTPYGTGGRLDGYDIRTAAVARSVPCLTTVQALAAAVQGIDALNHGDVGVRSLQEHAEFLTAARD; encoded by the coding sequence GTGCCTAAGCGCACCGATATCCAGTCCGTCCTGGTCATCGGCTCCGGCCCGATCGTCATCGGCCAGGCCGCCGAGTTCGACTACTCGGGCACCCAGGCGTGCCGCGTGCTCAAGGCCGAGGGCCTGCGCGTCATCCTGGTGAACTCCAACCCGGCGACGATCATGACCGACCCGGAGATCGCCGACGCCACCTACGTCGAGCCGATCACCCCCGAGTTCGTCGAGAAGATCATCGCCAAGGAGCGCCCCGACGCGCTGCTGCCGACGCTCGGCGGCCAGACCGCCCTCAACACCGCGATCTCCATGCACGGCCAGGGCGTGCTGGAGAAGTACGGCGTCGAACTGATCGGCGCCAATGTCGAGGCGATCAACAAGGGCGAGGACCGCGACCTCTTCAAGGACGTCGTCGAGGAGGTCCGCAAGAAGATCGGGCACGGCGAGTCCGCCCGCTCCTACATCTGCCACTCGATGGACGACGTCCTCAAGGGCGTCGACGCGCTCGGCGGCTACCCGGTCGTCGTCCGACCCTCCTTCACCATGGGCGGCGCCGGCTCCGGCTTCGCCCACGACGAGGAGGAACTGCGCCGCATCGCCGGACAGGGCCTCACCCTCTCGCCGACCACCGAGGTGCTCCTGGAGGAGTCCATCCTCGGCTGGAAGGAGTACGAGCTGGAGCTGATGCGCGACAAGCACGACAACGTGGTGGTCGTCTGCTCCATCGAGAACTTCGACCCCATGGGCGTGCACACCGGCGACTCGATCACCGTCGCGCCCGCGATGACGCTGACCGACCGTGAGTACCAGGTGCTGCGCGACGTCGGCATCGCGATCATCCGCGAGGTCGGCGTCGACACCGGCGGCTGCAACATCCAGTTCGCGGTGAACCCCGAGGACGGTCGCGTGATCGTCATCGAGATGAACCCGCGCGTGTCGCGCTCCTCGGCGCTGGCCTCCAAGGCGACCGGCTTCCCGATCGCCAAGATCGCGGCCAAGCTGGCCGTCGGCTACACGCTCGACGAGATCCCGAACGACATCACCCGCGAGACCCCGGCCTCCTTCGAGCCGACCCTCGACTACGTGGTCGTCAAGGCCCCGCGCTTCGCCTTCGAGAAGTTCCCGCAGGCCGACTCCACGCTCACCACCACCATGAAGTCGGTCGGCGAGGCCATGGCCATCGGCCGCAACTTCACCGAGGCCTTCCAGAAGGCCCTGCGCTCGCTGGAGAAGAAGGGCAGCCAGTTCACCTTCGTCGGCGAGACGGGCGACAAGGCCGAACTGCTGCGCGAGGCCGTCCGGCCCACCGACGGCCGCATCAACCTGGTCATGCAGGCCATCCGCGCGGGCGCCACGCCCGAGGAGGTCTTCGAGTACACGAAGATCGACCCCTGGTTCGTCGACCAGCTCTTCCTGATCAAGGAGACCGCCGACGAGCTGACCGCGGCGCCCGAGCTGACCGCCGACCTGCTCGCCGAGGCCAAGCGGCACGGCTTCTCCGACCAGCAGGTCGGCGAGATCCGCGGCCTGCGCGAGGACGTGGTCCGCGAGGTCCGGCACGCGCTCGGGATCCGCCCGGTCTACAAGACGGTCGACACCTGCGCGGCCGAGTTCGCCGCGCAGACGCCGTACTTCTACTCCTCCTACGACGAGGAGACCGAGGTCGCGCCGCGCGAGAAGCCGGCCGTCATCATCCTGGGCTCCGGCCCGAACCGCATCGGCCAGGGCATCGAGTTCGACTACTCCTGCGTCCACGCCTCCTTCGCGCTCAGCGACGCCGGGTACGAGACCGTGATGGTCAACTGCAACCCGGAGACCGTCTCCACCGACTACGACACCTCCGACCGGCTGTACTTCGAGCCGCTCACCCTGGAGGACGTCCTGGAGATCGTCCACGCGGAGCAGCAGGCCGGCCCGGTCGCCGGTGTCGTCGTCCAGCTCGGCGGCCAGACCCCGCTGGGCCTGTCGCAGGCGCTCAAGGACAACGGCGTGCCGGTCGTCGGCACCTCGCCCGAGGCCATCCACGCCGCCGAGGACCGCGGCGCCTTCGGCCGGGTCCTCGCGGAGGCGGGCCTGCCCGCCCCCAAGCACGGCACCGCCACCACCTTCGCCGAGGCCAAGGGCATCGCCGACGAGATCGGCTACCCCGTCCTGGTACGGCCCTCCTACGTCCTCGGCGGACGCGGCATGGAGATCGTCTACGACGAGACCCGCCTGGAGGCCTACATCGCCGAGTCGACCGAGATCAGCCCCTCCCGGCCGGTCCTCGTCGACCGGTTCCTGGACGACGCGATCGAGATCGACGTCGACGCGCTGTACGACGGCGAGGAGCTGTATCTCGGCGGCGTCATGGAGCACATCGAGGAGGCCGGCATCCACTCCGGCGACTCGGCGTGCGCCCTGCCCCCGATCACGCTCGGCGGCTTCGACATCAAGCGGCTGCGGGCCTCCACCGAGGGCATCGCCAAGGGCGTCGGCGTGCGCGGCCTGATCAACATCCAGTTCGCGCTGGCCGGGGACATCCTTTACGTCCTGGAGGCCAACCCGCGCGCGTCCCGCACGGTGCCCTTCACCTCGAAGGCGACCGCGGTGCCGCTGGCCAAGGCTGCCGCCCGCATCTCGCTGGGCTCCACCATCGCCGAGCTGCGCGCCGAGGGCCTGCTCCCGGCCACCGGCGACGGCGGCGAGCTGCCGCTGGACGCGCCGATCTCCGTCAAGGAGGCCGTGATGCCGTGGTCCCGCTTCCGGGACATCCACGGCCGCGGCGTCGACACCGTCCTCGGTCCGGAGATGCGCTCCACCGGTGAGGTCATGGGCATCGACTCGGTCTTCGGGACGGCCTACGCCAAGTCGCAGGCGGGCGCGTACGGCCCGCTGCCCACCAAGGGACGTGCCTTCATCTCGGTCGCCAACCGGGACAAGCGCTCGATGATCTTCCCGGCCCGCGAGCTGGTCGCCCACGGCTTCGAGCTGATGGCCACCTCCGGCACCGCCGAGGTCCTCAAGCGCAACGGCATCAACGCCACGGTGGTCCGCAAGCAGTCCGAGGGCCCCGGCCCGAACGGCGAGAAGACCATCGTCCAGCTCATCCACGACGGCGGCGTCGACCTCATCGTCAACACCCCGTACGGCACCGGCGGCCGCCTCGACGGCTACGACATCCGCACGGCCGCCGTGGCCCGCTCCGTGCCCTGCCTGACCACCGTCCAGGCACTGGCGGCGGCGGTCCAGGGCATCGACGCCCTCAACCACGGAGACGTGGGAGTGCGCTCGCTCCAGGAACACGCGGAATTCCTGACCGCGGCCCGCGACTAG
- the carA gene encoding glutamine-hydrolyzing carbamoyl-phosphate synthase small subunit, whose product MTTSTRGVDRTPAVLVLEDGRTFRGRAYGAVGATFGEAVFSTGMTGYQETLTDPSYHRQVVVMTAPHVGNTGVNDEDMESRKIWVAGYVVRDPARVPSNWRSTRSLDEELAAQGVVGISGIDTRALTRHLRERGAMRVGIFSGHALPDEGTMLAEVRQAPEMSGADLSAEVATTEAYVVPAIGEKKYTVAAVDLGIKGMTPHRMAERGIEVHVLPATATVEDVYAVNPDGVFFSNGPGDPATADHPVSVMRGVLERGTPLFGICFGNQILGRALGFGTFKLKYGHRGINQPVQDRTTGKVEVTAHNHGFAVDAPLDRVSDTPYGRAEVSHVCLNDNVVEGLQLLDRPAFSVQYHPEAAAGPHDAAYLFDRFTSLMSTALMEGQRA is encoded by the coding sequence ATGACGACCTCCACCAGGGGAGTCGACAGGACTCCCGCAGTACTCGTCCTGGAGGACGGCCGGACCTTCCGCGGCCGCGCCTACGGGGCCGTGGGGGCCACCTTCGGCGAAGCCGTGTTCTCCACCGGCATGACCGGCTACCAGGAGACCCTCACCGACCCGTCGTACCACCGTCAGGTCGTCGTCATGACCGCCCCGCACGTCGGGAACACCGGGGTCAACGACGAGGACATGGAGTCCAGGAAGATCTGGGTCGCCGGGTACGTCGTCCGCGACCCCGCGCGCGTGCCCTCCAACTGGCGCTCCACCCGCTCCCTCGACGAGGAGCTGGCCGCCCAGGGCGTCGTCGGCATCTCCGGCATCGACACCCGCGCCCTCACCCGTCACCTGCGCGAGCGCGGCGCCATGCGGGTCGGCATCTTCTCCGGCCACGCGCTGCCCGACGAGGGCACCATGCTCGCCGAGGTCCGCCAGGCCCCCGAGATGAGCGGCGCCGACCTCTCCGCCGAGGTCGCCACCACCGAGGCGTACGTCGTCCCGGCGATCGGCGAGAAGAAGTACACCGTCGCCGCCGTCGACCTCGGCATCAAGGGCATGACCCCGCACCGCATGGCCGAGCGGGGCATCGAGGTGCACGTGCTGCCCGCCACGGCCACCGTCGAGGACGTCTACGCCGTCAACCCGGACGGCGTCTTCTTCTCCAACGGCCCCGGCGACCCGGCCACCGCCGACCACCCGGTCTCCGTCATGCGGGGCGTCCTGGAGCGCGGCACCCCCCTCTTCGGCATCTGCTTCGGCAACCAGATCCTGGGCCGCGCGCTCGGCTTCGGCACCTTCAAGCTGAAGTACGGCCACCGCGGCATCAACCAGCCGGTGCAGGACCGTACGACCGGCAAGGTCGAGGTCACCGCGCACAACCACGGCTTCGCCGTCGACGCCCCGCTCGACCGGGTCTCCGACACGCCGTACGGCCGCGCCGAGGTCTCCCACGTCTGCCTCAACGACAACGTGGTGGAGGGCCTCCAGCTCCTCGACCGGCCGGCCTTCAGCGTCCAGTACCACCCCGAGGCGGCCGCCGGCCCGCACGACGCCGCCTACCTGTTCGACCGCTTCACGTCTTTGATGAGCACAGCTTTGATGGAGGGCCAGCGTGCCTAA
- a CDS encoding PH-like domain-containing protein, whose protein sequence is MTPVILLAAEKESAQVTDWAARIGWVVGLGLFVALVYWLMREGWKWRGTLQSDLPDLPGAPDDPGPARLVLSGRYHGSTTAGQWLDRIVAHGLGTRSRVELTLTDTGLDVVRPGAADFFVPVTALREARLDKGIAGKVLTEGGLLVVTWAHGDKLIDSGFRSDHAAEHNEWVETLNDMINKTETEGAR, encoded by the coding sequence GTGACACCTGTAATCCTGCTGGCCGCCGAGAAGGAATCGGCGCAAGTGACCGACTGGGCCGCCCGTATCGGCTGGGTCGTCGGCCTCGGACTGTTCGTCGCGCTCGTCTACTGGCTGATGCGCGAGGGCTGGAAGTGGCGCGGCACCCTCCAAAGCGACCTGCCCGACCTGCCCGGCGCGCCGGACGACCCCGGTCCGGCGAGACTGGTACTGAGCGGCCGCTACCACGGCTCCACCACCGCCGGGCAGTGGCTGGACCGCATCGTGGCGCACGGCCTGGGCACCCGCAGCCGGGTCGAGCTCACCCTGACGGACACGGGACTGGACGTCGTACGCCCCGGCGCGGCCGACTTCTTCGTCCCCGTCACCGCACTGCGCGAGGCCCGGCTCGACAAGGGCATCGCGGGCAAGGTCCTCACCGAGGGCGGACTGCTCGTCGTCACCTGGGCGCACGGGGACAAGCTGATCGACTCCGGCTTCCGCTCCGACCACGCGGCCGAGCACAACGAGTGGGTCGAAACACTGAACGACATGATCAACAAGACGGAAACGGAAGGCGCACGATGA
- a CDS encoding dihydroorotase, translating into MSKILIRGAKVLGGEPQDVLIDGATIAEVGTGLSAEGAEVVEAGGKVLLPGLVDLHTHLREPGREDSETVLTGTRAAASGGYTNVFAMANTFPVADTAGVVEQVWRLGQESGYCDVQPIGAVTVGLEGAKLAELGAMHESAAGVTVFSDDGKCVHDAVIMRRALEYVKAFNGVVAQHAQEPRLTEGAQMNEGVVSAELGLGGWPAVAEESVIARDVLLAEHVGSRVHICHLSTAGSVEIVRWAKSRGIDVTAEVTPHHLLLTDELVRSYNPVYKVNPPLRTERDVLALREALADGTIDIVATDHAPHPHEDKDCEWAAAAMGMVGLETALSVVQETMVETGLLDWAGVADRMSVKPAQIGQATGHGRPVSAGEPANLTLVDTEYRGQVDPAGFASRSRNTPYEGRELPGRVTHTWLRGKATLVDGKLT; encoded by the coding sequence ATGAGCAAGATCCTGATCCGCGGTGCGAAGGTGCTCGGTGGCGAGCCGCAGGACGTGCTGATCGACGGCGCGACGATCGCCGAGGTCGGTACGGGGCTGAGCGCCGAGGGCGCCGAGGTCGTCGAAGCCGGCGGCAAGGTGCTGCTGCCCGGCCTGGTCGACCTCCACACCCACCTGCGCGAACCCGGCCGCGAAGACTCCGAGACCGTCCTCACCGGCACCCGCGCGGCCGCGAGCGGCGGCTACACCAACGTCTTCGCCATGGCCAACACCTTCCCCGTCGCCGACACCGCCGGCGTCGTCGAGCAGGTCTGGCGGCTCGGCCAGGAGTCCGGCTACTGCGACGTGCAGCCCATCGGCGCCGTGACCGTCGGCCTGGAGGGCGCCAAGCTCGCCGAGCTGGGCGCCATGCACGAGTCCGCGGCCGGCGTCACCGTCTTCTCCGACGACGGCAAGTGCGTCCACGACGCCGTGATCATGCGCCGCGCCCTGGAGTACGTGAAGGCCTTCAACGGCGTCGTCGCCCAGCACGCCCAGGAGCCCCGCCTCACCGAGGGCGCCCAGATGAACGAGGGCGTCGTCTCCGCCGAGCTGGGCCTCGGCGGCTGGCCGGCGGTGGCCGAGGAGTCGGTCATCGCGCGGGACGTGCTGCTCGCCGAGCACGTCGGCTCCCGCGTCCACATCTGCCACCTGTCGACCGCCGGGTCCGTCGAGATCGTCCGCTGGGCCAAGTCCCGCGGCATCGACGTCACCGCCGAGGTCACCCCGCACCACCTGCTCCTCACCGACGAGCTGGTCCGGTCGTACAACCCGGTCTACAAGGTCAACCCGCCGCTGCGCACCGAGCGTGACGTCCTGGCGCTGCGCGAGGCGCTCGCCGACGGCACGATCGACATCGTCGCCACCGACCACGCCCCGCACCCGCACGAGGACAAGGACTGCGAGTGGGCCGCCGCCGCCATGGGGATGGTGGGCCTGGAGACCGCGCTGTCGGTGGTCCAGGAGACCATGGTGGAAACGGGCCTGCTGGACTGGGCCGGCGTCGCCGACCGGATGTCCGTCAAGCCCGCGCAGATCGGACAAGCCACCGGACACGGCCGTCCCGTCTCGGCTGGTGAGCCCGCCAACCTCACCCTCGTCGACACGGAATACCGTGGCCAGGTGGACCCCGCGGGCTTCGCCTCGCGCAGCCGCAACACCCCGTACGAGGGCCGTGAGCTGCCGGGCCGTGTGACGCACACGTGGCTGCGGGGCAAGGCCACGCTCGTCGACGGGAAGCTCACGTGA
- a CDS encoding aspartate carbamoyltransferase catalytic subunit, producing MQRHLISAADLTRDDAVLILDTAEEMARVADRPIKKLPTLRGRTVVNLFFEDSTRTRISFEAAEKRLSADVINFTAKGSSVSKGESLKDTAQTLEAMGVDAVVIRHGASGAPYRLATSGWIDAAVVNAGDGTHQHPTQALLDAFTMRRRLVGRDAGLGKDLNGRRITLVGDILHSRVARSNVDLLHTLGAEVTLVAPPTLLPVGVETWPCEVSYDLDSTLPKSDAVMLLRVQRERMNAAFFPTEREYSRRYGLDGERMAKMPDHAIVMHPGPMVRGMEITAEVADSDRCTVVEQVTNGVSIRMAVLYLLLGGNEPAVTHARTSEEK from the coding sequence ATGCAGCGTCATCTCATCTCGGCCGCCGACCTCACCCGCGACGACGCCGTCCTGATCCTCGACACCGCCGAGGAGATGGCCCGGGTCGCGGACCGGCCGATCAAGAAACTGCCGACCCTGCGCGGCCGTACCGTCGTCAACCTCTTCTTCGAGGACTCCACCCGGACCCGGATCTCCTTCGAGGCCGCCGAGAAGCGCCTGTCCGCGGACGTCATCAACTTCACCGCCAAGGGATCCAGCGTCTCCAAGGGCGAGTCCCTCAAGGACACCGCCCAGACCCTGGAGGCCATGGGCGTCGACGCGGTCGTCATCCGGCACGGCGCCTCCGGCGCCCCGTACCGGCTGGCCACCTCCGGCTGGATCGACGCGGCCGTGGTCAACGCCGGCGACGGCACCCACCAGCACCCCACCCAGGCCCTCCTCGACGCCTTCACGATGCGCCGCCGCCTGGTCGGCCGCGACGCCGGCCTCGGCAAGGACCTGAACGGCCGCCGGATCACCCTGGTCGGCGACATCCTGCACAGCAGGGTCGCCCGCTCCAACGTCGACCTGCTGCACACCCTCGGCGCCGAGGTCACCCTCGTCGCCCCGCCCACCCTGCTGCCGGTCGGCGTCGAGACCTGGCCCTGCGAGGTCTCCTACGACCTCGACTCGACGCTCCCCAAGTCCGACGCGGTGATGCTGCTGCGCGTGCAGCGCGAGCGCATGAACGCCGCGTTCTTCCCGACCGAGCGCGAGTACTCCCGCCGCTACGGCCTCGACGGCGAACGCATGGCGAAGATGCCCGACCACGCCATCGTGATGCACCCCGGCCCGATGGTCCGCGGCATGGAGATCACCGCCGAGGTCGCCGACTCCGACCGCTGCACCGTCGTCGAGCAGGTCACCAACGGCGTCTCCATCCGGATGGCCGTCCTGTACCTGCTGCTCGGCGGCAACGAGCCCGCCGTGACCCACGCCCGCACCAGCGAGGAGAAGTAA
- the pyrR gene encoding bifunctional pyr operon transcriptional regulator/uracil phosphoribosyltransferase PyrR — protein sequence MDKQDTQEAQQDARPVLEGPDIARVLTRIAHEIVERAKGADDVVLLGIPTRGVFLARRLADKLEQITERKMPVGSLDITMYRDDLRMHPPRALARTEIPGDGIDGRLVVLVDDVLFSGRTIRAALDALNDIGRPRAVQLAVLVDRGHRELPIRADYVGKNLPTSLRETVKVQLAEEDGRDTVLLGAKPAAPGAHP from the coding sequence ATGGACAAGCAGGACACGCAGGAAGCACAGCAGGACGCACGGCCCGTCCTGGAGGGGCCTGACATCGCACGGGTCCTGACCCGCATCGCCCACGAGATCGTCGAGCGCGCCAAGGGCGCCGACGACGTGGTGCTCCTCGGCATCCCGACCCGGGGCGTCTTCCTCGCCCGGCGGCTCGCCGACAAGCTGGAGCAGATCACCGAACGCAAGATGCCGGTCGGTTCGCTCGACATCACCATGTACCGCGACGACCTGCGCATGCACCCGCCGCGCGCCCTGGCCCGCACCGAGATCCCCGGTGACGGCATCGACGGCCGCCTGGTCGTCCTCGTCGACGACGTGCTCTTCTCCGGCCGCACCATCCGGGCCGCCCTCGACGCGCTCAACGACATCGGCCGCCCGCGCGCGGTGCAGCTCGCGGTCCTCGTCGACCGGGGCCACCGCGAGCTGCCCATCCGCGCCGACTACGTCGGCAAGAACCTCCCGACGTCGCTGCGGGAGACGGTCAAGGTCCAGCTCGCCGAGGAGGACGGTCGCGACACCGTGCTGCTCGGTGCCAAGCCGGCCGCCCCGGGCGCCCACCCCTAG